The Candidatus Koribacter versatilis Ellin345 genome has a segment encoding these proteins:
- a CDS encoding tetratricopeptide repeat protein produces the protein MLGFGFNKNKVLANAERYVQQGKLQNAITEYEKITKADPKDLTVLNTIGDLYARVGHVEQATDYFRRVGDRYSSDGFTVKAIAMYKKLTKLNPQAYDCVQRLAELYTQQGLYSDARQQYLVVADQFMRSNQLQDAARIFQRVLELDPENTTMQNKLADLYEKVGNKDEARNMFFRSADSLYARGSLPQADEALGRVLALDPHNSRALMLRGQISMEGGDAAGAITWLEQVADLETNPDGLKELVRAYLKANRLADAERQARTLLIHYKDIWGIAVTVDALMQNGKFLPALKLLDEFADRLVAANDSGTAEMLHNCIGRVKDDATALDLLRKLFIKLGQKAYLNEISELLAHALVQKGDLKRARDIYRELAELEPENPVHAQNYRQLSAKLGDDPLSKPLAKEQANAPMMVEELDSTSAEIEQEWAPDVEAAVRAALTDSELFDSYNLPAKSIAPLEAVLPKAPGDVRLNQRLAGLYRKANRPKDASRCCVILQKMFEHYGHPDRAKEFASLALKYAGQAGIPIPFVDITPWLPEPKAAAPAPAAPATVEHTFEIEVETPAADANLPEFAVAASTNQEIDISDDWETHTDEPVKTVEGAPQELVEEIQFYLGQGMVDEAKVAIKKLEAIAPAFSKLREWKAKLASPAAVQADEDHVLSLDDTQTVAAKPPAEQGMGGFVSDLEDALGDDFNVAGAPAKPAAAAPSKPAAATSRPTPPPPAPPPAVRPQVAAAASAPAPVAEELPAVDLFADPGASDMLGDLFAEFKEDVEEGAADYGDPDTHYNLGMAFKEMGLMDEAIGELQKVCQAVDHGVPFSQAFQAYTWLAHCLIEKGVPDAAYRWYEKALTIAPDQETRTAIHYELGSAYEAAGNRPQALQHFMEVYGVNIDYRDVAERIKGVRS, from the coding sequence GCAAGCTGCAGAACGCGATCACTGAGTACGAGAAGATCACCAAGGCGGACCCCAAGGACCTGACGGTGCTCAACACCATCGGCGACCTCTACGCTCGCGTGGGGCACGTGGAACAGGCCACCGACTACTTCAGGCGAGTGGGCGATCGCTATTCCTCCGACGGCTTCACCGTAAAAGCCATCGCCATGTACAAGAAGCTGACGAAGCTGAATCCGCAGGCCTATGACTGCGTGCAGCGCCTCGCCGAGCTTTATACCCAGCAGGGCCTTTACTCCGACGCGCGCCAGCAGTACCTCGTTGTTGCCGACCAATTCATGCGCAGCAACCAGCTCCAGGATGCCGCCCGCATCTTCCAGCGTGTTCTCGAACTCGATCCCGAGAACACCACGATGCAGAACAAGCTGGCTGACCTCTACGAGAAGGTCGGAAATAAAGATGAAGCGCGCAATATGTTCTTCCGCAGCGCCGACTCGCTCTATGCCCGCGGCTCGCTGCCACAGGCCGATGAAGCGCTCGGACGCGTTCTCGCCCTCGATCCCCACAACTCGCGCGCGTTGATGCTGCGCGGCCAGATCTCGATGGAGGGCGGCGACGCCGCCGGGGCCATCACCTGGCTCGAGCAAGTCGCCGACCTCGAAACCAATCCCGACGGACTGAAAGAACTCGTCCGCGCTTATTTGAAAGCGAATCGTCTCGCCGACGCCGAGCGCCAGGCGCGCACCCTGCTCATCCACTACAAGGACATCTGGGGCATCGCGGTAACCGTCGATGCGCTGATGCAAAACGGCAAGTTCCTGCCGGCGCTCAAGCTGCTCGACGAATTCGCCGATCGTCTCGTCGCTGCCAACGACAGTGGTACCGCCGAGATGCTGCACAACTGCATTGGCCGCGTGAAGGACGATGCCACCGCGCTCGACCTGCTGCGCAAGCTCTTCATCAAGCTCGGCCAGAAGGCGTATCTCAACGAGATCAGCGAACTGCTGGCGCATGCGTTGGTGCAGAAGGGCGACCTCAAGCGCGCCCGCGACATCTATCGCGAACTGGCAGAGCTGGAGCCCGAGAACCCGGTCCATGCGCAGAACTATCGCCAGCTCTCGGCGAAGCTGGGCGACGATCCGCTCTCCAAGCCACTGGCGAAGGAACAAGCCAATGCGCCGATGATGGTGGAAGAGCTCGACAGCACCTCCGCCGAGATCGAACAGGAATGGGCGCCCGACGTCGAGGCCGCCGTGCGCGCAGCGCTCACCGACAGCGAGCTCTTCGATTCCTACAACCTGCCGGCGAAATCCATTGCGCCGCTCGAAGCGGTGCTGCCGAAAGCGCCGGGCGATGTGCGCCTCAACCAGCGCCTCGCGGGCTTATATCGTAAGGCGAACCGTCCTAAGGACGCCTCGCGCTGCTGCGTGATCCTTCAGAAGATGTTCGAGCACTACGGACATCCCGACCGCGCCAAGGAATTTGCCTCGCTCGCGTTGAAGTACGCGGGACAGGCCGGCATCCCGATTCCGTTCGTAGACATCACGCCGTGGCTGCCGGAGCCCAAAGCCGCTGCGCCTGCCCCGGCCGCGCCTGCCACCGTCGAACACACCTTCGAGATCGAAGTGGAAACGCCTGCTGCAGACGCCAACCTGCCGGAGTTCGCAGTTGCTGCGTCCACCAATCAGGAGATCGATATCTCCGATGACTGGGAGACGCACACCGACGAGCCCGTGAAGACCGTCGAAGGCGCCCCGCAGGAACTCGTCGAAGAGATCCAGTTCTATCTTGGCCAGGGCATGGTGGATGAGGCCAAGGTCGCAATTAAGAAGCTTGAAGCGATTGCTCCCGCGTTCTCCAAGCTGCGCGAGTGGAAGGCGAAACTGGCCTCTCCTGCCGCAGTACAGGCAGACGAAGATCACGTGCTTTCGCTCGACGACACGCAGACGGTTGCCGCGAAGCCTCCCGCCGAACAAGGCATGGGCGGTTTCGTCAGCGACCTTGAAGACGCGCTCGGCGACGACTTCAACGTGGCCGGTGCACCGGCGAAACCTGCTGCAGCGGCTCCGTCGAAGCCTGCGGCTGCAACATCGCGGCCCACTCCACCTCCGCCGGCTCCGCCGCCTGCGGTGCGTCCGCAGGTTGCCGCGGCTGCCTCGGCGCCTGCGCCCGTCGCCGAAGAACTTCCGGCCGTGGACCTGTTTGCCGATCCCGGCGCCAGCGACATGCTGGGCGACCTCTTCGCGGAATTCAAAGAAGATGTGGAAGAGGGCGCCGCCGATTACGGCGATCCCGATACCCACTACAACCTCGGCATGGCCTTCAAGGAAATGGGCCTGATGGACGAAGCCATCGGCGAACTGCAAAAAGTTTGCCAGGCGGTTGACCATGGCGTGCCGTTCTCCCAGGCGTTCCAGGCATACACCTGGCTGGCGCATTGCCTCATCGAAAAGGGCGTTCCTGATGCCGCGTATCGCTGGTACGAGAAGGCGCTGACCATCGCGCCGGACCAGGAAACTCGCACCGCGATCCACTACGAACTCGGTTCCGCCTACGAAGCCGCAGGCAATAGGCCGCAGGCCCTCCAGCATTTCATGGAGGTCTACGGCGTAAATATCGACTACCGGGACGTGGCAGAGCGCATCAAAGGTGTCAGGTCGTAG